The Akkermansia muciniphila genome contains a region encoding:
- a CDS encoding GGGtGRT protein: protein MPLFESYDRRIKQINEALAKYGIGSIEEAEQLCLSKGINVREIVNGIQPIAFENAGWAYVVGAAIAIKKGCTKAADAAEAIGEGLQSFCIPGSVADDRKVGLGHGNLAAMLLRDETECFCFLAGHESFAAAEGAIGIAKSANRVRKQDLRVCLNGLGKDAAYIISRINGFTYVQTKFDYATGKLNIIQEKAFSKGPKAAVRVYGCDDVREGVAVMWNEGVDVSITGNSTNPTRFQHPVAGTYKKECNEKGKKYFSVASGGGTGRTLHPDNMAAGPASYGMTDTMGRMHSDAQFAGSSSVPAHVEMMGLIGMGNNPMVGASVAVAVAVEEAAKENA, encoded by the coding sequence ATGCCTCTTTTCGAATCCTACGACCGCCGCATCAAGCAGATCAATGAAGCCCTGGCCAAATACGGCATCGGCTCCATTGAAGAAGCGGAACAACTCTGCCTTTCCAAGGGCATCAACGTTCGCGAAATCGTGAACGGCATCCAGCCCATCGCGTTTGAAAACGCCGGCTGGGCCTATGTGGTGGGCGCCGCCATCGCCATCAAGAAGGGCTGCACGAAGGCCGCCGACGCCGCTGAAGCCATCGGTGAAGGCCTCCAGTCCTTCTGCATCCCCGGTTCCGTTGCGGACGACCGCAAGGTGGGCCTGGGCCACGGCAACCTGGCCGCCATGCTCCTGCGTGATGAAACGGAATGCTTCTGCTTCCTGGCCGGGCACGAATCCTTTGCCGCCGCTGAAGGCGCCATCGGCATTGCCAAATCCGCCAACCGAGTCCGCAAGCAGGACCTCCGCGTCTGCCTGAACGGCCTTGGCAAGGATGCCGCGTACATCATCTCCCGTATCAACGGCTTCACGTACGTGCAGACCAAGTTCGACTACGCCACAGGCAAGCTGAACATCATCCAGGAGAAGGCTTTCTCCAAGGGCCCGAAGGCCGCCGTGCGCGTGTACGGTTGCGACGACGTGCGCGAAGGCGTGGCCGTCATGTGGAATGAAGGCGTGGACGTTTCCATCACCGGGAACTCCACCAACCCCACCCGCTTCCAGCACCCGGTAGCCGGCACCTACAAGAAGGAATGCAACGAGAAGGGCAAGAAGTACTTCTCCGTGGCTTCCGGCGGCGGTACGGGCCGCACCCTGCACCCGGACAACATGGCTGCCGGTCCCGCCTCCTACGGCATGACCGATACCATGGGCCGCATGCACTCCGACGCCCAGTTCGCCGGCTCCTCCTCCGTGCCCGCCCACGTGGAAATGATGGGCCTCATCGGCATGGGCAACAACCCGATGGTCGGCGCTTCCGTAGCGGTGGCCGTGGCTGTTGAAGAAGCCGCCAAGGAAAACGCCTGA
- a CDS encoding DNA adenine methylase yields MTRNEPSSTPALPMEEDPRYLTEQIVTYLGNKRSLLHFLGTGLEEVKSRLGKEKLRAGDLFSGSGIVARFLKKHSEELIVNDLEEYSRIVNTCYLSNPEEVENLELERHYRRLLRYMEEHEYQGFITELYAPKNPDSITPEDRVFYTRRNAVYLDTARQTINLLPEEVRPYFIAPLLAEASVHTNTSGVFKGFYKDRQGVGKFGGTGGNALARILGDISLPFPVFSRFECQYSIHCRDANELVAELPEMDVVYLDPPYNQHPYGSNYFMLNLLSSYEKPEETSRVSGIPTDWKRSTYNSRQHAPAALFRLLEECPARFILLSYSSEGFISYEEMTEFLGRLGRIVTLETPYATFRGSRNLRNRPQNVTEFLFLVERF; encoded by the coding sequence ATGACCCGGAACGAGCCATCATCCACTCCCGCTCTGCCGATGGAGGAAGACCCCAGATACCTGACGGAACAGATTGTGACGTATCTGGGCAACAAGCGTTCCCTGCTGCATTTCCTGGGTACGGGGCTGGAGGAGGTGAAAAGTCGCCTGGGGAAGGAGAAATTGAGGGCAGGAGACCTGTTTTCCGGCAGCGGCATTGTAGCCCGTTTCCTGAAGAAGCATTCGGAGGAATTGATTGTCAATGATCTGGAGGAATACAGCCGCATCGTCAACACCTGCTACCTGAGCAACCCGGAGGAAGTGGAGAATCTGGAGCTGGAGAGGCATTACCGGCGCCTGCTGCGGTATATGGAAGAGCATGAATACCAGGGCTTCATCACGGAATTGTACGCTCCCAAAAATCCGGACAGCATCACGCCGGAAGACCGCGTTTTTTATACACGCCGCAATGCCGTGTACCTGGATACGGCCCGGCAGACCATCAACCTGCTTCCGGAAGAAGTAAGGCCGTATTTCATCGCCCCCCTTCTGGCGGAAGCCTCCGTGCATACGAACACGTCCGGCGTGTTCAAGGGGTTTTACAAGGACAGGCAGGGCGTGGGCAAATTCGGCGGCACGGGCGGCAACGCCCTCGCCCGTATCCTGGGGGATATTTCTCTGCCGTTTCCCGTGTTTTCCAGATTTGAATGCCAATATTCCATCCATTGCCGGGATGCCAATGAACTGGTTGCGGAATTGCCGGAGATGGATGTGGTGTATCTGGACCCCCCTTACAACCAGCATCCGTACGGTTCCAATTATTTCATGCTGAACCTGCTGTCTTCCTATGAAAAGCCGGAGGAAACCAGCCGCGTTTCCGGCATTCCCACGGATTGGAAGCGTTCCACGTACAACAGCCGCCAGCACGCCCCGGCGGCCCTGTTCCGGCTGCTGGAAGAGTGCCCGGCCAGGTTTATCCTGCTTTCCTACAGCTCGGAGGGGTTCATCAGCTATGAGGAGATGACGGAGTTCCTGGGGCGCCTGGGCCGCATTGTGACGCTGGAAACGCCGTACGCTACCTTCCGGGGGAGCCGGAATTT
- a CDS encoding metallophosphoesterase, with translation MIGFSLFMWAWQVEPRRVETVTTALEVPQWKEKGASPLRIVIAGDFHLRPNGGDQAHRYMEKIMEAQPDMIFLMGDYANGHTRESSMSPDTAREYFKMLKAPLGIFAVQGNHDQYYGWDLWRNMFSELGILPMWNDSLLLHLPGGRDLQLSSVRDDYHLRIRPEELPLRFSPDIPHILLSHVPDIFPLLAPGTADAVISAHTHGGQICLPGGKPLANISREKAKFSYPWSQLNGTPFLITRGLGCSVLPLRFCCPPEIIVLEIQ, from the coding sequence ATGATCGGCTTTTCCTTATTCATGTGGGCGTGGCAGGTGGAACCCAGGCGCGTGGAAACCGTCACAACCGCGCTGGAAGTGCCGCAGTGGAAGGAAAAAGGCGCCTCCCCGCTCCGGATCGTGATTGCCGGAGACTTCCATCTGCGCCCGAACGGCGGCGACCAGGCGCACCGGTACATGGAAAAAATCATGGAGGCCCAGCCGGACATGATTTTCCTGATGGGGGACTATGCCAACGGCCACACCCGGGAGAGCAGCATGAGCCCGGACACCGCCCGGGAATACTTCAAGATGCTGAAGGCCCCCCTGGGCATCTTTGCCGTGCAGGGCAACCATGACCAGTACTATGGCTGGGACCTGTGGCGGAACATGTTTTCAGAACTGGGCATCCTGCCCATGTGGAACGATTCCCTGCTGCTGCACCTCCCCGGCGGCAGGGATTTGCAGCTTTCCTCCGTCCGGGATGACTACCACCTGAGAATCAGGCCGGAGGAACTGCCGCTGCGCTTCTCCCCGGACATTCCCCACATCCTGCTCTCCCACGTGCCGGACATCTTTCCCCTGCTGGCTCCCGGCACGGCGGACGCCGTTATCAGCGCCCACACCCATGGCGGACAGATCTGCCTGCCCGGAGGCAAACCCCTGGCAAACATCTCCCGGGAGAAGGCCAAATTCTCCTATCCCTGGTCCCAACTGAACGGCACGCCGTTCCTCATCACCCGCGGACTAGGATGCAGCGTTCTCCCCCTCCGCTTCTGCTGCCCTCCGGAAATCATCGTGCTGGAAATCCAATAA